The following proteins are co-located in the Lacticaseibacillus paracasei subsp. paracasei genome:
- a CDS encoding serine hydrolase produces the protein MTPDKIVTRLDQVNQKFDEKHALLVADTRHVLFGAQVDQPFPAASLIKLGIAAFVKEKAADDPSQLERQVTLPESVGGAGVLRFMSPQAWRVRDLLTLMLTVSDNLATNALLTTYGLPTIAAWLTRHYSGVQLRRPLMQSTFDGDNMITASAAWQLLRALLTSDGNEPAADICAQALRHQQNRTKLLLAPTMENFVGWLAGKTGELPHCEHDAACFAAEGERLYAVVLTQFDYDRQTAMQFSQQVGHLIVQAFQEKRDRFL, from the coding sequence ATGACGCCTGATAAAATCGTGACACGGCTTGATCAAGTGAATCAGAAATTTGACGAAAAACACGCCTTGCTGGTTGCTGATACCCGGCATGTGCTGTTTGGCGCGCAGGTTGATCAACCATTTCCCGCTGCTAGTTTGATCAAACTGGGCATTGCCGCCTTTGTAAAGGAAAAAGCGGCAGATGATCCCAGCCAACTCGAGCGGCAAGTGACGCTTCCGGAATCGGTCGGTGGGGCAGGTGTTTTACGTTTCATGTCACCACAAGCTTGGCGCGTGCGTGATTTGCTGACGTTGATGCTCACGGTATCGGATAATCTGGCTACCAATGCGCTATTAACCACGTATGGGCTGCCGACCATTGCAGCATGGCTAACTCGGCATTATTCTGGCGTCCAACTACGGCGACCCTTGATGCAATCAACCTTTGATGGCGATAATATGATCACCGCAAGCGCTGCCTGGCAACTATTGCGCGCTTTGTTAACGTCGGACGGCAACGAACCGGCAGCGGATATCTGTGCCCAAGCCCTGCGGCATCAGCAAAACCGCACCAAGCTGCTGTTAGCGCCGACCATGGAAAACTTCGTCGGTTGGCTAGCCGGTAAAACTGGCGAGTTGCCTCATTGCGAACATGATGCGGCCTGTTTTGCCGCTGAAGGTGAGCGCTTGTATGCGGTGGTGCTGACACAATTTGATTATGATCGGCAGACGGCTATGCAATTTAGTCAACAGGTTGGGCACCTTATTGTGCAAGCTTTTCAGGAGAAACGGGATCGGTTTTTGTGA
- a CDS encoding dipeptide epimerase translates to MAGLEPIIQKIQLRPISLPLVRPFTTAMHTVTAADAVQVDVLLTNGTVGHGAGTPNAVVTGDTMSTLQENLQTQVIPALIGRDIRDWNSLLTRLHASTSEQPAIAAVELALYDLRAKQVSIPLTALLGGQQRTVTTDMTIGIQVLPDMVSEAKAFVSRGFKALKIKVGGGRLADDLERVKTIAKAAGPDIRLRLDANQAWTTDQAKVAVTELAALQLPIDFIEQPVAARNHEGLATLTAMRQLPIMADESVFGFQDALALLSRHAVNHINIKLMKTGGLAEAAKIDAACASFGVTTMVGCMIESNLSLVPAIAFAAVHDNVTFTDLDAVYMVKKQQAGIQTNGPQLTIGDPMHDA, encoded by the coding sequence ATGGCCGGATTAGAACCAATTATTCAAAAAATACAGTTACGGCCGATCAGTTTACCGCTGGTGCGGCCTTTCACAACAGCGATGCATACCGTGACGGCTGCGGATGCTGTTCAAGTTGACGTTTTGCTGACAAATGGCACAGTTGGTCATGGCGCCGGCACCCCCAACGCGGTGGTGACAGGTGATACGATGTCGACCTTGCAGGAAAACTTGCAGACACAGGTGATACCGGCACTCATTGGCCGTGACATCCGAGACTGGAATAGTTTGCTGACGCGGCTTCATGCCAGCACATCGGAGCAACCCGCCATTGCAGCGGTTGAATTGGCACTTTATGATTTGCGTGCAAAGCAGGTTAGCATCCCGCTGACAGCGTTACTCGGTGGTCAACAGCGAACGGTCACGACTGACATGACGATTGGGATTCAAGTGCTGCCCGATATGGTAAGCGAAGCGAAGGCATTTGTTTCCCGAGGCTTTAAGGCTTTAAAAATCAAAGTCGGTGGTGGTCGATTGGCAGATGATTTGGAGCGCGTCAAAACGATTGCCAAAGCTGCAGGCCCTGATATTCGCCTGCGTCTCGATGCCAATCAAGCATGGACAACTGATCAAGCCAAGGTTGCGGTGACCGAACTGGCGGCTTTGCAGTTACCGATAGATTTTATTGAACAGCCAGTTGCTGCGCGCAATCACGAAGGCTTGGCAACGTTGACTGCTATGCGACAGTTACCAATCATGGCGGATGAGAGTGTCTTTGGGTTTCAAGATGCGCTGGCATTACTCAGTCGCCACGCAGTCAATCACATCAATATCAAACTAATGAAAACAGGCGGTTTGGCGGAGGCTGCGAAGATCGATGCAGCTTGCGCGTCTTTTGGCGTGACGACCATGGTTGGGTGTATGATCGAAAGTAACCTGAGTCTGGTGCCGGCGATCGCGTTTGCCGCGGTTCATGATAATGTTACGTTCACAGATTTGGACGCGGTCTACATGGTCAAAAAGCAGCAAGCAGGCATTCAAACGAACGGGCCACAGCTTACAATTGGAGATCCTATGCATGACGCCTGA
- a CDS encoding PTS mannose/fructose/sorbose/N-acetylgalactosamine transporter subunit IIC has product MSISAFALIFLTIYVGIAQLDALSVKIGLFSPVFGGAVTGLVMGDLKTGLIVGATLQLATLGVATYGGATVPDFLSGSIMGSAFAIMSGRGAAYGIGLAIPIGLLLTQMDILARMTNTIFQHHADRLAEKGDYKGVERNNLYGIIPWTVSRMLPVFVGLFFGSAVVKAINAWIPAWLMVGLKTAGIILPAMGIAILMRYLPLKRYFPYFILGFVLMAYFTKTFSLLGTALVGFVFAALHVLDANDRKRNESNNHGPSNHNNGGSNGGDDSDEEVEIDV; this is encoded by the coding sequence ATGTCAATATCTGCTTTTGCACTTATTTTCTTGACGATCTATGTGGGCATTGCACAACTTGATGCATTGTCTGTTAAGATCGGATTATTCTCGCCAGTGTTTGGCGGGGCGGTAACTGGTCTAGTTATGGGTGATCTCAAAACCGGCTTGATTGTCGGCGCAACGCTGCAATTAGCCACATTGGGGGTTGCAACGTATGGCGGTGCAACCGTTCCTGACTTTCTTTCTGGATCCATCATGGGCAGTGCCTTTGCGATCATGTCGGGTCGGGGCGCGGCTTATGGAATTGGCTTGGCGATTCCAATCGGCTTACTGCTGACACAAATGGATATTTTGGCGCGGATGACGAACACAATTTTCCAACATCACGCTGACCGCTTAGCTGAAAAAGGCGACTATAAAGGGGTTGAGCGCAATAACCTTTACGGGATTATTCCGTGGACAGTTTCACGAATGCTACCGGTTTTCGTTGGTTTGTTCTTCGGTTCCGCGGTTGTTAAAGCGATCAACGCTTGGATCCCAGCATGGTTGATGGTTGGTTTGAAAACAGCCGGGATTATCTTACCAGCGATGGGGATCGCGATCCTGATGCGGTATCTGCCACTCAAACGCTATTTTCCATATTTCATTCTCGGATTTGTTTTAATGGCTTATTTCACGAAAACATTCTCCTTGCTGGGCACAGCGCTGGTTGGCTTCGTCTTCGCGGCACTACATGTTTTAGATGCCAACGACCGCAAGCGCAACGAATCGAATAACCACGGCCCAAGCAACCATAACAATGGCGGCAGCAACGGCGGCGATGATTCCGATGAGGAGGTCGAGATCGATGTCTGA
- a CDS encoding PTS system mannose/fructose/sorbose family transporter subunit IID — MSELKLNKITKKDLKQIFIQNVLGLQLGWNYEKMQGLGYAYSVMPALKRLYKDDPKKMKQALNMEMGFFNTTPQMAHLIVGADVALQDQLGMNDENEKAITGLKTGLMGPFAGVGDTIFVAIYNAIIYSITAYLALSNQPIGLLIPVIGCLVILWVRWKLFQVGLSQGTRLATTFADSMATFTEGASILGLTVVGAMIPAVINYKLDLTYKVGKVTMNVQDMLDKIMPALIPLAIALFSYWILGRKHMNSTRLIFVLILIGMVLGNLGAIFGWIGSLV; from the coding sequence ATGTCTGAACTGAAATTAAATAAGATAACTAAAAAAGATCTCAAGCAGATTTTCATTCAAAACGTGTTGGGTCTGCAATTGGGATGGAACTACGAAAAAATGCAAGGTCTTGGCTATGCCTACTCTGTCATGCCAGCTTTGAAACGGTTGTATAAAGACGATCCTAAGAAAATGAAACAAGCCCTGAACATGGAAATGGGCTTCTTCAACACCACGCCGCAAATGGCACACTTAATTGTCGGCGCGGATGTTGCTTTGCAGGATCAGTTGGGAATGAACGATGAGAATGAAAAAGCGATCACTGGTCTGAAAACTGGCTTGATGGGTCCGTTCGCTGGCGTCGGTGATACGATTTTCGTGGCAATTTACAATGCGATTATCTATTCGATCACCGCATATCTAGCTTTGTCGAATCAACCAATCGGGTTACTCATTCCGGTCATTGGTTGCTTGGTCATTTTATGGGTTCGCTGGAAATTGTTCCAAGTTGGCTTGTCACAAGGGACCCGGCTGGCAACAACCTTTGCGGATAGCATGGCGACTTTCACGGAAGGTGCTTCTATCCTTGGGTTAACGGTTGTTGGCGCGATGATTCCGGCGGTTATCAACTACAAGCTTGACCTGACCTATAAAGTCGGCAAGGTCACGATGAATGTGCAAGACATGCTTGATAAAATTATGCCAGCACTGATTCCACTAGCAATTGCCTTGTTCTCATACTGGATTCTGGGTCGCAAGCATATGAACTCAACGCGACTAATTTTTGTCCTGATTCTGATCGGGATGGTGTTGGGCAATCTGGGCGCCATCTTCGGCTGGATCGGTAGTTTAGTTTAA
- a CDS encoding cysteine hydrolase family protein has protein sequence MAHTNEALLIIDYTNDFVADEGALTCGKAGQVLAPQIVALADEFLQQDGWVYLPTDVHTPHDPYHPESKLFPPHNVCGTWGRAFYGSLAPWYDAHQAEDHVNMFDKTRYSAFAGTPLDLRLRERKIATVHLVGVCTDICVLHTAVDAYNLNYQIVVHQKAVAALTPAGQDWALDHFAHVLGATVID, from the coding sequence ATGGCACACACAAATGAAGCGCTGCTGATCATTGATTACACCAATGATTTTGTGGCTGACGAAGGGGCCTTGACCTGTGGCAAGGCTGGTCAAGTGCTAGCACCACAAATTGTTGCTTTGGCCGATGAATTTCTACAGCAAGATGGCTGGGTGTATTTGCCAACGGATGTTCACACGCCGCATGATCCCTATCATCCAGAAAGCAAACTGTTTCCGCCGCATAATGTTTGCGGTACGTGGGGACGTGCTTTTTATGGTTCGCTGGCGCCTTGGTACGACGCGCATCAAGCCGAAGATCATGTCAATATGTTTGATAAGACCCGATATTCTGCTTTTGCCGGGACGCCCCTAGATTTGCGCCTGCGCGAACGGAAAATTGCGACTGTTCATTTAGTTGGCGTTTGCACGGATATTTGTGTGTTGCATACTGCAGTGGATGCCTACAACCTGAATTACCAGATAGTTGTTCATCAGAAGGCAGTCGCTGCATTGACACCAGCTGGGCAAGATTGGGCACTTGATCATTTTGCCCATGTGCTGGGAGCAACCGTTATCGATTAG
- a CDS encoding IS30 family transposase, which produces MTHSQTNTHKHYQQLSFSDRATIQALQAAGDTATVIAQKLHRSKATISREITRGSVTQLDSKRHSHQVYLAETAQAMHDRKRDRTGHYAFLKTGRAFFKALSRELTRKPRVHSVDSFVHFYRDQGKACPSTTTVYRYIDAGLLELDNMTLPKKLRRRIKGYKNAHKRKNKKIYGDSIELRPAAVNDRTGVGHWEGDLVKGIRLADEPALMTLTERYSRTEIIVKIPDYHAGTCLKALQDTIDDYGAKEFESITFDNGSEFAKLSEIVGTQIYFAHPYSPWERGTNENANGLLREFFPKGKSLRAVTLVEIQAVQSALNHRPRRILNYLRPCDYYRCMA; this is translated from the coding sequence ATGACCCACTCTCAGACTAACACTCACAAGCATTACCAACAACTCAGTTTTAGCGACCGTGCTACAATTCAGGCCCTTCAGGCTGCTGGTGACACCGCGACCGTGATTGCACAGAAGCTTCATCGCAGTAAAGCGACAATCTCACGAGAAATCACGCGTGGATCTGTAACTCAGCTCGACTCGAAGCGTCACTCGCATCAAGTCTATCTTGCGGAAACTGCCCAAGCCATGCACGACCGTAAACGCGATAGAACCGGTCACTACGCCTTTCTTAAGACCGGCCGTGCGTTCTTCAAGGCTCTCTCCAGGGAGCTTACTCGTAAGCCGCGCGTACACAGCGTTGATAGCTTCGTACACTTCTATCGCGACCAGGGCAAGGCTTGCCCTTCAACGACAACTGTGTATCGCTACATCGACGCCGGGCTGCTTGAGCTAGACAACATGACACTTCCCAAGAAGCTCCGACGCCGCATCAAAGGCTATAAGAACGCCCACAAGCGCAAGAATAAGAAGATATACGGCGACTCAATCGAGTTGCGTCCTGCGGCCGTGAATGACCGCACAGGCGTGGGACATTGGGAAGGCGACTTGGTCAAGGGTATTCGCTTAGCTGATGAGCCAGCATTAATGACGCTCACAGAACGGTACAGCCGGACTGAGATCATCGTCAAGATTCCTGACTATCATGCGGGCACCTGCCTTAAAGCCTTGCAGGACACGATCGACGACTACGGGGCCAAGGAATTTGAGAGTATCACTTTTGACAATGGTTCCGAGTTTGCCAAGTTATCAGAGATTGTTGGAACCCAGATTTACTTCGCACATCCGTACTCGCCTTGGGAGCGTGGCACAAACGAGAACGCCAATGGACTGCTTAGGGAATTCTTCCCGAAAGGGAAGTCTCTCAGAGCAGTTACCCTGGTTGAAATTCAAGCAGTCCAATCCGCACTGAACCATCGTCCCAGACGTATTCTGAACTATCTTCGCCCATGCGATTACTACCGATGCATGGCGTAA
- a CDS encoding NrtR DNA-binding winged helix domain-containing protein, translating into MADEFLAHPLITITNVIWSFSPTTHQLQVLLIHRAGAPFAGFWALPETTLRERESADTAAIRLIRDKIGIHVNRGSTEQLATFTDPTRTPGERALALTYMTYLPTMPNLQPGYGATDARWFAFSAADEAGYQLQNGRTIFPLGTSTSELAFDHARILTVAIRRIRNRLDYQPTILQVLGTTFTLKEAREVYAPFLMTTANAIDNSNFKKTHQQLFIEVGTAHDRTRSGRPPKLFKLAELKNPM; encoded by the coding sequence ATGGCTGACGAATTTCTTGCGCATCCTTTGATCACGATTACGAACGTTATTTGGAGTTTTTCGCCGACAACCCACCAGTTGCAGGTGCTTTTGATTCATCGTGCCGGGGCACCGTTTGCCGGTTTCTGGGCATTGCCGGAAACCACTTTGCGTGAACGGGAAAGTGCAGACACAGCGGCGATTCGATTGATTCGCGATAAGATCGGAATTCACGTTAATCGTGGATCGACAGAGCAACTTGCGACATTTACCGATCCGACGCGGACCCCCGGGGAGCGCGCACTGGCGTTGACTTACATGACTTACTTGCCAACGATGCCGAATTTGCAACCGGGTTACGGTGCTACCGATGCACGCTGGTTTGCTTTTAGTGCTGCTGATGAAGCAGGTTATCAACTGCAAAATGGGCGAACGATTTTTCCGCTAGGCACATCGACATCTGAGCTAGCGTTTGATCATGCCCGGATTTTGACGGTGGCCATTCGCCGTATTCGTAACCGACTAGACTATCAGCCTACGATTCTTCAAGTTTTAGGGACGACGTTTACGTTGAAAGAGGCGCGCGAAGTGTATGCACCATTTTTAATGACGACTGCAAATGCGATTGATAATTCTAATTTTAAGAAAACCCACCAACAGCTGTTTATCGAAGTCGGCACTGCTCATGATCGCACGCGTAGTGGCCGGCCACCGAAGCTTTTCAAGCTGGCAGAGTTGAAAAATCCGATGTGA
- a CDS encoding MurR/RpiR family transcriptional regulator: protein MKTILETLQSRLSQLSPVNQALARHVITDPETFIAQTTAQIAHASGVSAASVIRFVRQFEFADLQSFKLALAREKTLPAEVMPLDPLVQDDDDLSTMMHKLSQTAIAAVRDLPDELDQSAVQSAITTLRQARHIYLVGVSASALVAQDLYLKLIRAGYVAIFDHDTHTAVERAYYTTPADAMVVFSYSGLTKEVVLAAQQARRNQTPVIAVTRHEPSPLREAASCVIALPPTEPLLRIGAVTSMFTETYVANILFLGVVQGEIKKTEQNYRATSQLTSELKIRGEKYVNRRLNDRAKKSGQHTHRHNDNA, encoded by the coding sequence ATGAAGACAATCTTAGAGACGTTGCAGTCGCGTCTGTCGCAATTAAGTCCGGTGAATCAAGCTTTGGCTCGTCATGTTATAACCGATCCTGAGACTTTTATCGCACAGACAACAGCGCAGATTGCCCACGCAAGCGGGGTATCGGCCGCATCTGTCATTCGGTTTGTTCGTCAATTTGAGTTTGCCGACCTGCAGTCGTTTAAACTAGCTCTCGCACGGGAAAAGACGTTACCTGCAGAGGTGATGCCACTTGATCCGCTGGTTCAGGATGACGACGACTTGTCGACCATGATGCATAAATTAAGCCAGACTGCGATTGCCGCAGTGCGTGATTTGCCTGATGAGTTGGATCAATCTGCCGTGCAGTCAGCCATTACAACGCTGCGACAGGCACGTCATATTTATTTGGTGGGAGTCAGTGCTTCCGCCCTAGTTGCTCAGGATCTTTATTTGAAATTGATTCGCGCTGGGTACGTGGCCATTTTTGACCACGACACCCACACGGCAGTGGAGCGCGCTTATTATACGACACCGGCCGATGCCATGGTCGTTTTTTCATACAGCGGTTTGACTAAAGAGGTCGTATTGGCGGCTCAGCAAGCGCGGCGAAACCAAACGCCTGTAATTGCAGTGACACGGCACGAGCCGAGTCCGTTGCGTGAAGCGGCAAGTTGCGTGATTGCCTTGCCGCCGACAGAACCGTTGTTGCGAATCGGTGCGGTGACCTCAATGTTCACGGAGACTTATGTCGCGAACATTCTTTTTCTGGGGGTCGTTCAAGGTGAGATCAAAAAAACTGAGCAGAATTATCGCGCAACGTCACAATTGACAAGTGAGTTAAAGATTCGAGGGGAAAAATATGTCAATCGCAGACTTAATGACCGAGCAAAGAAATCCGGCCAGCACACACATCGACACAATGACAACGCCTGA
- a CDS encoding serine hydrolase domain-containing protein, whose translation MGTNKQTALLPTVNQAITDGAVFGVSYSLLGPQENALHVIGYQGAGDDRLPLLPQARYDLASLTKVVGTTTRLLQLLIAGKLELTQPIGSLVSGLRYPQLTIEQLMLHRSGLPADVPDAHALDQAGLIHAVKTMAAVAAPDTETIYSDLNYIILGWAIAALDGDLATSLTQHIFAPLGMHATGYRPQHVAAADFVPTENVPARGGIIRGTVHDHKAFLLDGVSGHAGLFATLADLTIFTRLLAGLPVTNGDQVLPPAAFVLLDRFCKGGRTLGWRCWAQGRHQYWHTGFTGTSIAFDRDTQRGFVCLTNRIYPSRANRAWLAVRRQLLTQFFEVATSWPD comes from the coding sequence ATGGGCACAAATAAGCAAACAGCTTTGCTGCCAACGGTTAACCAAGCGATAACTGATGGCGCGGTTTTCGGCGTGTCGTATAGTCTGCTTGGCCCGCAAGAAAATGCCTTGCATGTGATCGGCTACCAAGGTGCCGGGGATGACCGGCTGCCGTTGTTGCCGCAAGCGCGGTATGATCTGGCGTCGTTGACGAAAGTTGTCGGCACGACCACCCGACTGCTGCAGTTGCTTATAGCCGGCAAGTTAGAATTAACCCAACCCATTGGCTCGTTGGTCAGCGGTTTGCGCTACCCACAACTGACGATTGAACAACTCATGCTGCATCGCAGTGGCTTGCCAGCAGATGTCCCTGATGCCCATGCGCTCGATCAAGCGGGGCTGATTCATGCCGTCAAAACAATGGCTGCTGTCGCTGCACCAGACACTGAGACGATTTATTCGGATTTGAACTACATCATACTCGGTTGGGCGATTGCTGCACTCGATGGTGATTTGGCAACAAGCCTGACGCAACATATTTTTGCACCACTGGGCATGCATGCGACCGGTTATCGACCGCAACACGTGGCTGCAGCCGATTTTGTGCCAACCGAAAACGTGCCTGCTCGCGGTGGCATCATTCGTGGGACAGTTCACGACCATAAAGCCTTTTTACTGGATGGGGTTAGTGGTCATGCAGGGTTGTTCGCCACGCTTGCGGATCTGACTATTTTCACACGGTTGTTGGCTGGTCTGCCCGTGACAAATGGCGATCAAGTTCTGCCACCAGCGGCGTTTGTGCTGCTTGACCGCTTTTGTAAAGGCGGTCGGACACTCGGCTGGCGCTGTTGGGCGCAAGGACGTCATCAATACTGGCACACTGGGTTTACAGGGACATCAATAGCATTTGATCGTGATACCCAGCGCGGATTTGTCTGTTTGACCAATCGAATCTATCCTAGCCGCGCCAATCGTGCATGGTTGGCGGTTAGGCGCCAGTTATTAACCCAATTTTTCGAGGTGGCGACTTCATGGCCGGATTAG
- the murQ gene encoding N-acetylmuramic acid 6-phosphate etherase: protein MSIADLMTEQRNPASTHIDTMTTPDLVALINAEDAKIAPAIAKENSHIAAAIDAAGQRYNRGGRLIYAGAGTSGRLGVLDAAELVPTYGIPPERAVGLIAGGMSAMFKSVEGAEDSAELAEHDLKRLNLNANDTVIGIAASGRTPYAIGALAFAQQTKALAISVACVPDSVLAQHADIAIAPVVGPEVITGSTRMKAGTAQKMVLNMLSTGVMIRAGKVFENLMVDVLPTNAKLVDRAERIIAATTGVDQIQAATLLKTAGYKVPVAIVMAKTELDAADATQVLADHDGVISAVLAAWEAKHGHK, encoded by the coding sequence ATGTCAATCGCAGACTTAATGACCGAGCAAAGAAATCCGGCCAGCACACACATCGACACAATGACAACGCCTGATTTGGTGGCGTTGATTAATGCTGAAGATGCAAAAATTGCACCAGCAATCGCCAAAGAAAATAGCCACATTGCCGCGGCAATCGATGCTGCCGGGCAACGATATAATCGTGGCGGCCGGTTGATTTATGCCGGGGCGGGCACTTCTGGCCGTTTGGGAGTTTTGGATGCAGCTGAACTCGTACCAACTTATGGTATTCCGCCAGAGCGGGCAGTCGGGCTAATTGCTGGCGGCATGTCGGCCATGTTCAAGTCGGTTGAAGGCGCGGAAGATTCTGCGGAGCTAGCCGAGCATGATCTCAAAAGACTGAATTTGAACGCCAATGACACGGTTATCGGGATTGCCGCATCTGGCCGGACGCCGTATGCGATCGGAGCTTTAGCATTTGCGCAACAAACCAAAGCGCTTGCGATTTCGGTGGCCTGTGTCCCTGACAGTGTCTTGGCACAACATGCGGATATCGCCATTGCCCCAGTTGTTGGCCCGGAAGTGATTACCGGATCAACACGCATGAAAGCTGGGACTGCGCAAAAGATGGTTCTGAATATGTTGTCGACAGGGGTCATGATTCGCGCCGGGAAGGTTTTTGAAAACTTAATGGTTGATGTTTTGCCAACCAATGCCAAGTTGGTTGATCGCGCAGAACGCATTATTGCGGCCACAACCGGCGTTGATCAAATCCAAGCTGCAACCTTGCTGAAAACAGCGGGATATAAGGTCCCAGTCGCAATTGTGATGGCTAAAACCGAGCTGGATGCCGCCGATGCAACGCAGGTCTTGGCGGATCATGATGGTGTTATCAGTGCAGTTTTGGCGGCTTGGGAGGCCAAGCATGGGCACAAATAA
- a CDS encoding IS30 family transposase: protein MTHSQTNTHKHYQQLSFSDRATIQALQAAGDTATVIAQKLHRSKATISREITRGSVTQLDSKRHSHQVYLAETAQAMHDRKRDRTGHYAFLKTGRAFFKALARELTRKPRVHSVDSFVHFYRDQGKACPSTTTVYRYIDAGLLELDNMTLPKKLRRRIKGYKNTHKRKNKKIYGDSIELRPAAVNDRTGVGHWEGDLVKGIRLADEPALMTLTERYSRTEIIVKIPDYHAGTCLKALQDTIDDYGAKEFESITFDNGSEFAKLSEIVGTQIYFAHPYSPWERGTNENANGLLREFFPKGKSLRAITLVEIQAVQSALNHRPRRILNYLRPCDYYRCMA from the coding sequence ATGACCCACTCTCAGACTAACACCCACAAGCATTACCAACAACTCAGTTTTAGCGACCGTGCTACAATTCAGGCCCTTCAGGCTGCTGGTGACACCGCGACCGTGATTGCACAGAAGCTTCATCGCAGTAAAGCGACAATCTCACGAGAAATCACGCGTGGATCTGTAACTCAGCTCGACTCGAAGCGTCACTCGCATCAAGTCTATCTTGCGGAAACTGCCCAAGCCATGCACGACCGTAAACGCGATAGAACCGGTCACTACGCCTTTCTTAAGACCGGCCGTGCGTTCTTCAAGGCTCTCGCCAGGGAGCTTACTCGTAAGCCGCGCGTACACAGCGTTGATAGCTTCGTACACTTCTATCGCGACCAGGGCAAGGCTTGCCCTTCAACGACAACTGTCTATCGCTACATCGACGCCGGGCTGCTTGAGCTAGACAACATGACACTTCCCAAGAAGCTCCGACGCCGCATCAAAGGCTATAAGAACACCCACAAGCGCAAGAATAAGAAGATATACGGCGACTCAATCGAGTTGCGTCCTGCGGCCGTGAATGACCGCACAGGCGTGGGACATTGGGAAGGCGACTTGGTCAAAGGTATTCGCTTAGCTGATGAGCCAGCATTAATGACGCTCACAGAACGGTACAGCCGGACTGAGATCATCGTCAAGATTCCTGACTATCATGCGGGCACCTGCCTTAAAGCCTTGCAGGACACGATCGACGACTACGGGGCCAAGGAATTTGAGAGTATCACTTTTGACAATGGTTCCGAGTTTGCCAAGTTATCAGAGATTGTTGGAACCCAGATTTACTTCGCACATCCGTACTCGCCTTGGGAGCGTGGCACAAACGAGAACGCCAATGGACTGCTTAGGGAATTCTTCCCGAAAGGGAAGTCTCTCAGAGCAATTACCCTGGTTGAAATTCAAGCAGTCCAATCCGCACTGAACCATCGTCCCAGACGTATTCTGAACTATCTTCGCCCATGCGATTACTACCGATGCATGGCGTAA
- a CDS encoding PTS system mannose/fructose/N-acetylgalactosamine-transporter subunit IIB translates to MTIVAARVDERMIHGQVAMVWTNTVGANRLMVVNDEVVRDEMAIQGLKIARPAGKKLAISSVAKAIENLQNGKFADDQVFVITRNIPDMAKLIDGGVPIKAFNVGNLSEKPGTKKIKPSVAVSPDDIAIIRRLLKQGVTITAQMVPNESATSIATFIDKAE, encoded by the coding sequence ATGACAATTGTGGCAGCACGTGTTGACGAACGGATGATTCACGGCCAAGTAGCGATGGTCTGGACGAACACAGTCGGCGCTAACCGCTTAATGGTGGTTAACGATGAGGTGGTACGCGATGAGATGGCGATTCAAGGTTTGAAAATCGCCCGACCAGCAGGGAAAAAACTAGCAATTAGCTCCGTTGCCAAAGCCATCGAGAATTTGCAGAATGGCAAATTTGCAGATGATCAAGTCTTTGTCATTACTCGAAATATTCCCGATATGGCGAAGTTGATTGATGGCGGCGTACCAATCAAGGCCTTTAACGTTGGCAACTTGTCGGAAAAACCAGGCACTAAGAAAATCAAGCCTTCCGTTGCCGTATCACCAGACGATATTGCGATTATTCGGCGCTTATTGAAACAGGGAGTCACCATCACTGCGCAAATGGTTCCCAACGAAAGTGCAACGTCCATCGCAACTTTTATTGATAAGGCCGAATGA